A genomic stretch from Falco naumanni isolate bFalNau1 chromosome 8, bFalNau1.pat, whole genome shotgun sequence includes:
- the ARSI gene encoding arylsulfatase I — translation MAVYALTGFSLVSLLSFGYLSWDWMKPSLVADVATDPMEKSLPPAFARPPHIIFILTDDQGYHDVGYHGSDIQTPTLDRLAAEGVKLENYYIQPICTPSRSQLITGRYQIHTGLQHSIIRPRQPNCLPLDQVTLPQKLQEAGYSTHMVGKWHLGFYKKECLPTRRGFDTFLGSLTGNVDYYTYDNCDGPGVCGYDLHEGEDVAWDQSGKYSTFLYAQRVSKILASHSPKEPIFIYVAFQAVHTPLQSPKEYIYRYRSMGNVARRKYAAMVTCMDEAVKNITWALKKYGYYDNSVIVFSTDNGGQTFSGGSNWPLRGRKGTYWEGGVRGIGFVHSPLIKRKRRTSWALVHITDWYPTLVSLARGNLSNVPGLDGYNVWPAISEGKESPRTEILHNIDPLYNHAKYGSLEDGFGIWNTAVQASIRVGEWKLLTGDPGYSDWIPPQTLTNFPGSWWNLERLTDGLRKSLWLFNITADPYERYDLSDQRPDVVRTLLMRLVHYNRTAIPVRYPAENPRAHPDFNGGAWGPWASEDDVEEWEGGGEPLKSRNKKKKCKICKLRSFFRKLNTRLMSNRI, via the exons ATGGCCGTTTATGCCCTCACGGGCTTCTCGCTCGTCAGCCTGCTCAGCTTTGGCTATTTATCCTGGGACTGGATGAAGCCCAGTTTGGTGGCTGATGTGGCCACGGACCCCATGGAGAAATCGCTGCCTCCTGCATTCGCCAGGCCACCCCACATCATCTTCATTCTGACTGACGACCAGGGCTACCATGACGTCGGGTATCACGGCTCAGATATCCAGACGCCAACGCTGGACAGGCTGGCAGCGGAGGGTGTTAAGCTGGAGAACTACTACATCCAGCCCATCTGCACCCCGTCCCGGAGCCAGCTGATAACCGGCAG GTACCAGATCCACACGGGGCTGCAGCACTCCATCATCCGCCCTCGGCAGCCCAACTGCCTGCCCCTCGACCAGGTCACCCTGCCACAGAAGCTGCAAGAAGCCGGTTACTCCACACACATGGTAGGCAAGTGGCACCTTGGCTTCTACAAGAAGGAGTGCCTGCCCACCCGTCGGGGCTTTGACACCTTCCTGGGCTCCCTGACGGGCAATGTGGACTACTACACCTACGACAACTGCGACGGGCCGGGCGTCTGTGGCTATGACCTGCACGAAGGCGAGGACGTGGCTTGGGACCAGAGTGGGAAGTACTCCACCTTCCTCTATGCCCAGCGTGTCAGCAAGATCCTGGCATCCCACAGCCCCAAGGAGCCCATCTTCATCTATGTGGCCTTCCAAGCAGTCCACACACCTCTGCAGTCACCCAAGGAGTACATCTACCGCTACCGCTCCATGGGCAACGTCGCTCGCCGCAAGTACGCTGCCATGGTGACATGCATGGACGAGGCGGTGAAGAACATCACCTGGGCCCTCAAGAAGTACGGTTATTACGACAACAGCGTGATCGTATTCTCCACTGACAACGGCGGGCAAACCTTCTCCGGGGGAAGCAACTGGCCACTACGGGGCCGTAAAGGGACGTACTGGGAAGGAGGAGTCCGTGGCATCGGTTTTGTCCACAGTCCCCTGATCAAGCGCAAGCGCCGGACTAGCTGGGCACTGGTTCACATCACGGACTGGTACCCAACTCTGGTCAGCCTGGCCAGGGGCAACCTGAGCAACGTCCCAGGCTTGGATGGCTACAACGTCTGGCCTGCCATCAGTGAGGGCAAGGAGTCACCGCGAACTGAAATCCTGCACAACATCGACCCCCTGTATAACCATGCCAAGTACGGCTCCTTGGAGGACGGCTTTGGCATATGGAACACGGCCGTGCAAGCCTCCATCCGTGTTGGGGAGTGGAAGCTTCTTACTGGTGACCCGGGATACAGTGACTGGATCCCACCGCAGACCCTGACCAAtttcccagggagctggtggaacCTGGAACGTCTCACCGATGGCCTGAGGAAGTCCTTGTGGCTCTTCAACATCACCGCTGACCCCTACGAGCGCTATGACCTCTCGGACCAGCGCCCAGATGTGGTCAGGACCCTCCTGATGAGGTTGGTGCACTACAACCGAACGGCCATCCCGGTGCGGTACCCTGCGGAGAACCCCCGGGCTCATCCGGACTTCAACGGTGGTGCCTGGGGACCTTGGGCCAGCGAGGATGATGTGGAGGAGTGGGAAGGTGGTGGGGAGCCCCTGAAAAGTaggaacaaaaagaagaagTGCAAGATCTGCAAGCTGCGCTCTTTCTTCCGCAAGCTGAACACCAGGCTCATGTCCAACCGCATCTGA